One part of the Streptomyces lienomycini genome encodes these proteins:
- the ffh gene encoding signal recognition particle protein, whose product MFDTLSDRLSATFKSLRGKGRLTEADIDATAREIRIALLEADVALPVVRAFIKKVKERSLGAEVSKALNPAQQIVKVVNEELITILGGETRRLRFAKQPPTVIMLAGLQGAGKTTLAGKLGHWLKEQGHSPLLVACDLQRPNAVNQLSVVAERAGVAVYAPEPGNGVGDPVKVAKDSIEFAKTKVHDLVIVDTAGRLGIDQELMRQAADIRDAVSPDEILFVVDAMIGQDAVNTAEAFRDGVGFDGVVLSKLDGDARGGAALSIASVTGKPIMFASNGEKLTDFDAFHPDRMASRILDMGDLLTLIEQAEKTFSQEEAEKMASKLASKKGQDFTLDDFLAQMEQVRKMGSISKLLGMLPGMGQMKDQINNLDERDVDRTAAIIKSMTPGERQEPTIINGSRRARIAKGSGVDVSAVKSLVERFFEARKMMSRMAQGGGMPGMPGMPGMGGGPGRQKKQQKKAKGKQRSGNPMKRKQQEQEEAARRAAAAQSGGALGLPQQGGQDFELPDEFKKFMG is encoded by the coding sequence GTGTTCGATACTCTCTCCGACCGCCTGTCAGCCACCTTCAAATCCCTCCGGGGCAAAGGCAGGCTGACCGAGGCGGACATCGACGCCACGGCCCGCGAGATCCGCATCGCGCTCCTCGAAGCCGACGTGGCGCTGCCCGTCGTGCGTGCCTTCATCAAGAAGGTCAAGGAGCGCTCCCTCGGCGCCGAGGTCTCCAAGGCGCTCAATCCGGCACAGCAGATCGTCAAGGTGGTCAACGAGGAACTGATCACCATCCTCGGCGGAGAAACCCGCCGCCTGCGCTTCGCCAAGCAGCCGCCGACCGTGATCATGCTGGCCGGTCTGCAGGGTGCCGGTAAGACCACCCTCGCGGGCAAGCTCGGGCACTGGCTCAAGGAGCAGGGCCACTCCCCGCTGCTCGTGGCCTGTGACCTCCAGCGCCCCAACGCCGTCAACCAGCTGAGCGTCGTCGCCGAGCGCGCCGGTGTCGCGGTCTACGCCCCCGAGCCGGGCAACGGCGTCGGTGACCCGGTCAAGGTCGCCAAGGACTCCATCGAGTTCGCCAAGACCAAGGTCCACGACCTGGTCATCGTCGACACCGCCGGCCGCCTGGGCATCGACCAGGAGCTGATGCGGCAGGCCGCGGACATCCGCGACGCGGTCTCGCCCGACGAGATCCTCTTCGTCGTCGACGCCATGATCGGTCAGGACGCGGTCAACACCGCCGAGGCCTTCCGCGACGGCGTCGGCTTCGACGGCGTGGTGCTCTCCAAGCTCGACGGCGACGCCCGCGGTGGCGCGGCCCTGTCGATCGCCTCGGTGACCGGCAAGCCGATCATGTTCGCCTCGAACGGCGAGAAGCTGACGGACTTCGACGCCTTCCACCCGGACCGGATGGCCTCCCGCATCCTCGACATGGGTGACCTGCTCACCCTGATCGAGCAGGCGGAGAAGACGTTCAGCCAGGAAGAGGCCGAGAAGATGGCCTCCAAGCTGGCGTCCAAGAAGGGCCAGGACTTCACCCTGGACGACTTCCTGGCCCAGATGGAGCAGGTCAGGAAAATGGGCAGCATTAGTAAGCTGCTCGGCATGCTGCCCGGCATGGGCCAGATGAAGGACCAGATCAACAACCTCGACGAGCGCGACGTCGACCGCACGGCCGCCATCATCAAGTCGATGACCCCGGGCGAGCGCCAGGAGCCGACGATCATCAACGGCTCGCGCCGGGCCCGTATCGCCAAGGGCTCCGGCGTCGACGTCAGCGCGGTCAAGTCCCTCGTCGAGCGGTTCTTCGAGGCCCGCAAGATGATGTCCCGCATGGCCCAGGGCGGCGGCATGCCCGGTATGCCGGGGATGCCCGGCATGGGTGGCGGTCCCGGGCGGCAGAAGAAGCAGCAGAAGAAGGCCAAGGGCAAGCAGCGCTCCGGCAACCCGATGAAGCGCAAGCAGCAGGAGCAGGAGGAGGCCGCCCGCCGCGCCGCCGCCGCGCAGAGCGGGGGAGCGCTCGGGCTGCCCCAGCAGGGCGGTCAGGACTTCGAGCTGCCGGACGAGTTCAAGAAGTTCATGGGCTGA
- the ftsH gene encoding ATP-dependent zinc metalloprotease FtsH has translation MTNPSPPRKAPEPPWRTEGTPDEPPKPPPGGRRMRGGWWNLVLAALIVYLIANLVLSFFNEGDEPTISYTEFSKQVDAGNVSKIYAKGDAIQGQLKKARDNPEGDGTYTKFTTERPTFADDRLWNELTKNNVTVTAEPVVQHRSFLSNLLIALAPMLILVVLWIFIARRMRGALGGGAGGMLGRKAPPKPVELEAGKPRTTFADVAGIDEVEGELSDVVDFLKNPDAYRRMGAKMPRGVLLTGPPGTGKTLLARAVAGEAEVPFFSASASEFIEMIVGVGASRVRELFAEARKVAPSIIFIDEIDTIGRARGGGSGMGGHDEREQTLNQILTEMDGFSGSEGVIVIAATNRADILDAALTRPGRFDRVVSVSPPDRSGRKAILEIHTREIPLAPDVDLAQVARTTPGMTGAELANLANEAALLAVKRKQDRVTQANLSEALEKVQLGAERPLVMPEEERRRTAYHESGHALLGMLQPGADPVRKITIVPRGRALGVTLSTPDADKYAYTEEYLRGRIIGALGGMAAEHVVYGVITTGSESDLEQVTNIARGMVARWGMSERVGRLSALPGDAQQAYGLAAAPQTLDAIDGEMRRVVDSCYEEAVRKLRDHRGQLDALAESLLASETLDEAEAYRIAGITRLTKDDPEV, from the coding sequence ATGACCAATCCGTCCCCGCCGCGCAAGGCACCCGAGCCGCCCTGGCGGACCGAGGGCACGCCCGACGAGCCGCCCAAACCGCCGCCCGGCGGCAGAAGGATGCGCGGCGGCTGGTGGAACCTGGTCCTCGCGGCGCTGATCGTCTACCTCATCGCCAACCTCGTGCTCTCCTTCTTCAACGAGGGCGACGAGCCGACCATCTCCTACACGGAGTTCAGCAAGCAGGTCGACGCGGGCAACGTCAGCAAGATCTACGCCAAGGGCGACGCGATCCAGGGCCAGCTCAAGAAGGCCCGGGACAATCCCGAGGGCGACGGCACCTACACCAAGTTCACGACCGAGCGGCCGACCTTCGCCGACGACCGGCTCTGGAACGAGCTGACGAAGAACAACGTCACCGTCACCGCCGAGCCCGTCGTCCAGCACCGCAGCTTCCTGTCCAACCTGCTGATCGCGCTGGCGCCGATGCTGATCCTGGTGGTGCTGTGGATCTTCATCGCGCGGCGCATGAGGGGCGCCCTGGGCGGCGGGGCCGGAGGCATGCTCGGCCGCAAGGCACCGCCCAAGCCGGTCGAGCTGGAGGCCGGGAAGCCGCGCACCACCTTCGCCGACGTCGCCGGGATCGACGAGGTGGAGGGCGAGCTGAGCGACGTCGTCGACTTCCTCAAGAACCCGGACGCCTATCGGCGCATGGGCGCCAAGATGCCCCGGGGCGTCCTGCTGACCGGCCCGCCCGGCACCGGGAAGACGCTCCTCGCGCGCGCGGTCGCCGGAGAGGCGGAGGTGCCGTTCTTCTCGGCGTCCGCGTCGGAGTTCATCGAGATGATCGTCGGTGTGGGGGCCTCCCGGGTGCGGGAGCTGTTCGCCGAGGCCCGCAAGGTGGCGCCGTCGATCATCTTCATCGACGAGATCGACACCATCGGCCGCGCCCGCGGCGGCGGCTCCGGCATGGGCGGCCACGACGAACGCGAGCAGACCCTCAACCAGATCCTCACCGAGATGGACGGCTTCTCCGGCTCCGAGGGCGTGATCGTCATCGCCGCCACCAACCGCGCCGACATCCTGGACGCCGCCCTGACCCGCCCCGGCCGCTTCGACCGGGTGGTCAGCGTCTCGCCGCCGGACAGAAGTGGCCGAAAGGCGATCCTGGAGATCCACACCCGCGAGATCCCGCTGGCTCCCGACGTCGACCTCGCCCAGGTCGCCCGTACGACGCCGGGCATGACCGGCGCCGAACTCGCCAACCTCGCCAACGAGGCGGCGCTGCTCGCGGTCAAGCGGAAGCAGGACCGGGTGACGCAGGCGAACCTCTCCGAGGCACTGGAGAAGGTCCAGCTGGGTGCCGAACGCCCGCTGGTGATGCCCGAGGAGGAACGCCGGCGCACCGCCTACCACGAGAGCGGACACGCCCTGCTCGGCATGCTGCAACCGGGCGCCGACCCCGTCCGCAAGATCACCATCGTGCCGCGCGGCCGGGCCCTGGGGGTGACGCTGTCGACGCCGGACGCGGACAAGTACGCGTACACGGAGGAGTACCTGCGCGGGCGGATCATCGGCGCGCTCGGCGGCATGGCGGCCGAGCACGTCGTGTACGGGGTGATCACGACCGGATCGGAGAGCGACCTCGAGCAGGTCACCAACATCGCCCGCGGCATGGTCGCGCGCTGGGGCATGAGCGAGCGGGTCGGACGCCTCTCCGCCCTCCCCGGTGACGCCCAGCAGGCGTACGGCCTGGCCGCCGCACCCCAGACCCTCGACGCCATCGACGGCGAGATGCGGCGGGTCGTCGACTCCTGCTACGAGGAGGCCGTCCGCAAGCTGCGCGACCACCGCGGTCAGCTCGACGCGCTCGCCGAGTCGCTGCTGGCCAGCGAGACCCTGGACGAGGCGGAGGCGTACCGCATCGCCGGGATCACCAGGCTGACGAAGGACGACCCGGAGGTGTGA